CCAAGTCTTCGACGGGGAATCCGAGTTTGATGAGGGCACTCTTGGCGTTGCCCCGGTCGCCCGGCTTCACGTAGATGTGGTGGCCGTCCGGTGAGCCGCTGATGTAAGGCTGCAGCGTCTTCTGATTCACCAATTGCAGAATCAGCATGCTGTCTTCGGAATAGAGGACCAGGTCTCCCCCATCCTCTTTCTTATACAGCTTGAGACGTCCGTAGCGGCTGACGTTGTCGTTTACGTCGACAATGACGTTGTCGGGGATCTCGTACTTGCTGAATTGCTTCAGATGAGTGATGATTTCTTCGGCGGTCATGCCCGACGCCGCTGCATTCCAGAGCGATAACGGCGTGATGCGGTAGGTGTGAATATGCTCGGGCGACTTGACCAACTCGGCGAATGCGGCGATGGCGTCGCGCGCATCCTCGAAATTGGGCCCGTCCGTTTCGAGCAGAATGGATCGATCCGATTGAACTATCAGTGGCTTATCGTCGCTTTTACCCATAGAGGCCAAGTGTACCACAGTGGCAGCGGTTCGTGCGCGTCCTCATACCTCGGGCAACGAATCCCAGTCGGGTAATTCAACAACCAGGATATCGGCGGTCCCGAATTTGGCGGAGTTGAACACAATGCCTCTGCTGTCGGGCGTGAACGAAGCGTGGGGATGCACTGAGAGCGCGGCGTGTTTGTGCCCCTGGGTGAGGAGGCGGCGCTGGCGCGTTTTCGGCTCGATGAGCCAGAGATTCCGGTCGAAATCGTCGGCCATTACCCAGCGCTTATCCGGACTGCCGTGGGTGTGCCACGCGGGCATCCGGTATAGCTCGATATGTTTTTCCGATTTCACGTTGTAGAGGAAGACGCCGTGGGGTTGTGCCTTGTGGGCATCGTCGTAGGGCCACACGGTGAACAAGACCTCGTTAGATCCCCACCAGACTTCGTGTGTGACCCATTCCTCGTAGGTTTCCTTGTAGCAGGGGCGCAAGCCGGTTCCGTCCGAATTCACAAGCCAGGTTCGCTGTGGAGAATCGCCGCCGGTCTCCCAGCAGAACATGATGAGGTCTGGATTGACGGGGTTTGCCTGGACATGACCAATCTGATGTTCAAGTTCGACGACAGTGCGCCATTTTGCCCTAGCGATGTCGAGCGCGAGGAGAGCCCACTTCTTGTCCGGTTCGATGGTTGCGCCCGCGTAGAGCGTCTTATGGTCCGCGCTAACGAACATACTCCCCGAGGGCAACTTCTCCTGGGGCCACGCACACAGTTCGCGGCCTTGGTCTTTGCCAGCGAACGATGCAGGCACGTCCAGTTCAATGAGGCGTCCCTCGCTTAAAGCGTAGGCAAGAGGCTGCTTCCACGAAAGCACCAGATCGCTAATGGGGCGCTGCGTGAGCGGGCGATCCTCAGCCGTTCCAAGTTGCAAAACGTGCGGCCGGTTTGTCCCGGAGCGGTCCGAGTAGTAGAGAAAGAAGTCCATGCCGTTCGCCCATTGGGGATGCGTCTGGTAGACGATTGTGTTCTTGCCGCTTCGTGTCAGCCTGCGCACGAGCGCCCCGGTCTTTTCATCCTTGTAGGTCTCGAAGGACGCGTTCCACTTCGCGGACGGAGCAGTTGTCGCGCCATAGGTGGCACACCCAGCTGCGGCAAGCGACGCGCACATAAGAGAACTTTCCAAGAAATGGCGGCGGGACACGGTATTCATGACTGGACCTCTCGTAGGCTGTCTCGGCTACTGACTCCGCGCGCCCGTCTGTAAATCGCGGCGCGCTTCCCGGTACTATACGTGTTCGCCCAGGCGCACGAAAAGTGCTCGATTGCGGCGGCCAACAGCACGGAACCGTTCACAAGCCGACGATTGGAGTATCTCATGGCTTTTTCACGCGAAGCTTGCGAAGCACAACTGAATGATTTCGACCCGGCAGTCCGGCGCGCGGCGCTTGAGACTCTCTGGGCGCAGGCGAATGCAGGCGCTTTTCCGCTGCCCGAGCAGACGCGGGCCGTGAATATGCACTGCCACACATTCTTCTCGTTCAACGGTTATGGATGTTCCCCGTCGGCCGTTGCATGGAAGGCGCGCATGCTTGGCCTCGGTGCGGCGGGGTTGGTGGATTTCGATGTGCTGGATGGGGCCGACGAGTTCCTTGCCGCATGCCGCCTGTTAGGGCTGCGCGCGTGTGCCGGACTCGAGACGCGCATCTTCGTTCCCGCGTTTGCGGACCGCGAGATCAATTCTCCCGGCGAACCCGGGGTGGCGTATCACATGGCCGTCGGCTTCACGAAAACCGATGTTGCCGTGCCTGGCGTGTTGCCGGAATTGAAGGCGACGGCGCAACGTAGAAACCGGGGTGTGACTGAACGGGTCAACGCGTTTCTGAATCCGCTGGTATTGGACTATGAGCGTGACGTGTTGCCGTTG
The Candidatus Hydrogenedentota bacterium DNA segment above includes these coding regions:
- a CDS encoding oligogalacturonate lyase family protein, which encodes MNTVSRRHFLESSLMCASLAAAGCATYGATTAPSAKWNASFETYKDEKTGALVRRLTRSGKNTIVYQTHPQWANGMDFFLYYSDRSGTNRPHVLQLGTAEDRPLTQRPISDLVLSWKQPLAYALSEGRLIELDVPASFAGKDQGRELCAWPQEKLPSGSMFVSADHKTLYAGATIEPDKKWALLALDIARAKWRTVVELEHQIGHVQANPVNPDLIMFCWETGGDSPQRTWLVNSDGTGLRPCYKETYEEWVTHEVWWGSNEVLFTVWPYDDAHKAQPHGVFLYNVKSEKHIELYRMPAWHTHGSPDKRWVMADDFDRNLWLIEPKTRQRRLLTQGHKHAALSVHPHASFTPDSRGIVFNSAKFGTADILVVELPDWDSLPEV